One Stratiformator vulcanicus genomic window, CGGGCTTGCGATCTGGCCGAGTCGCTATCGCGTCTTCATTTCGACGAAGTCCGGCTGCGAACTCTGAAGGGGGCGATCCGGCAATTGGCCGATCGCCGTGCCGGAATCCCAGGGTATCTCGCCGAAATCCAGGAACGCAGCGGACGACTGGCGGCCGTCGAAGAACGCCTTCGCAGCGAGTCGGTCGTGCGGATCTCCGATTGGCCGACGATTCCCGCCAATACGCTGGTGTCCGAAATCCGCCGCTGGTGGAAGGAGCATCAGACCGGCTGGGTTCGCGGCGTCAGCTCTTTCTACGACGTTGTCGGGACCGGGGTGATGTGGCCGGTCAAGCAGTTGCGGGGCGAACGCAAAGGCCGAACCGCGATCGATAGCTATCGCGAGGCGGAATGGTCGGCGGTTGTCCGTGGGGTCACGGAAATCGTTGACCGGCTGACTTGGATGGCCGATACGGGCGGCGACCTCGTCGGTGAACCGATCCGCGATTTGCTCGCCCGCGTCGATCGCGGCGAGCTGCTGGAACGACTTCGCGAAGGGCACCTCGGCTGCGATCTGCAAGCCGATTTGCAACTGCTGGTCGAAGTCGAAATGCAGAAATTTGAGAAGGAGGCCCCGATCACATTCGCGGTGATTCAAAAGCTACATGTCGCGGGGGCGGGATTGCGGCCGGTGATGAGTGTCGGGCTGTTCCTCGGATTCGGCGGAGCGGATATCGCGGCTCAAGCGTTGACGAGCGCCGTCGCTCAATCGACGCTACACGTGATGGCCGATCTGGCGGGTGGGACCGCGGCCTCGGTCGCGGGAGAACAGGTGGTCGCCAAGGGCGCGGGCTACGGTGTCGGGCAATTACAGGCCATGATGCAGCGGTTGCAGGATCGATTCGCCGAGCGGCGACTCGCTTGGTTCGCGGAATTGCTGCGGCGCGAGTTTCTCGGGGAACTCGCCGATGAACTCGCATCCGCCGCCACTTTGGCCGAGTCCAAGGAGTTCCAAAACGTCAGCGAGCTCACCGAACGGTTGCCCAAGCAATTCGAAGAAGCCATCGAGGCCATGACCGCGTCCGACAATGTCCACGGACAATAAAATCCAAGACACGCCCAATGAAGTTCCTCTCCGATAACGGGCGCGTTGCGATGACCGATTTCGGAGTCACGCAGGCAGACATCAAAACGCAGCTTCGCGAATTCCAAAGGCGGCGGGCGAATGGGTTCTGACGATATCGAAGAGATCGAATTTATGGGCCGTGTCGATCGCCTGTTCGATCGCGTGACCACGTGGGCAAATGCCTCAACAACGTGGGAGCCGCTGAGCGAAACTCAGGCGGTGGTGCGGCGCACGTTGGACCGGGTCGGCCACTTGCGCGATCGCGAAACGGTCCCCCTCATCGTGGCGACCTTCGGCGGGACCGGCACCGGTAAGAGTTCACTCGTGAACGCATTGGTCGGAGAAACGGTCACGCCGACCGGCCGCGAACGACCGACGACCCGACGTCCGACGTTGTTGATTCATGAGACGGTCGAAGTCGATGCGCTCGACCTTCCGCTCGAACATGTGGCGGTCGTCCGCAGCGATGATCCGATGCTGCAAAACTACGCCGTGCTCGACTGCCCCGATCCCGACTCCGGCGCAGAAGACGATGACGGCGGCAATCTGGAACGACTCCGGCAGATGCTGCCCTACTGCGATGTGTTAATCTACACGACCACGCAGCAGAAATATCGTTCGAATCGCGTGCTCGACGAATTGAAGGATGCCGCCGAGGGAGTTCGGCTGATCTACGTGCAAACTCATGCCGGGGTCGATTCTGACATTCGAGACGACCTGAAGGCACAACTCTCCGGCGAATACGAGGTGCCGGAGGTGTTCTTCGTCGACTCGCTCGAGTCGCTCGCGCGATCTCGCGCGGACGAACCTCCGACCGGTGATTTCGCGCGGCTCATCGATACGCTTTACCAAGAGTTGTCGCAGCGATCGCGGGGTCGCATTCGCCAGGTCAATCAATTCGCCCTGCTGTCGTCCGCACTCTCACGCGGGTACACAGAGCTAAGTCGAGATCGATCGGCGCTCAACGAACTGGCCGAAGCGTGTCGGCAGCAGCAGGAGCGGATCAGCCGGGTGATGACCGACCGACTGAAGAAAGAGTTGACCGACAGCCGGGCCCTGTGGGAGCGACGATTGCTGTCAGCCGTTGCCGATCGATGGGGCGCGAGTCCATTTTCCGGCGTGCTGCGACTCTTCAGCGGGCTCGGGAACCTGCTCACGTCGATGACGTTGTTTCGCGCCCACAATTCCGCCCAGGTCGCCTTAATCGGAGCGATGCAGGGAGGACGCTGGCTGAAAGCTCGGCAGAGCGAAAAAACCGCCGAGGAGCAGACGGCCAAGGCGTTCGCGTCGACCGTCGACGAAGACCTGCTGCTGGAAGCGCGATTCGTGTTGGACCAAGCGGTTCGGAAAGCCAAATTCGATCCGCAGATTCTCGCGGGATCATCGAGCGACGAGCTCCGACAAACCGCGGGGTCTGTCGAGCAGGACTTCTTCGTGGAAGCCCGCCGACGGGTCGAAGAGTCGATCGATCGCCTCGCCGCGGCGAACTCACGCTGGTTCGTCCGGATGCGATTTGAGTTTGCCCTCGCCGCCTATCTTGCTTTCGTCGTTTATCGCGTCGGCAAGAATTTCTTCTGGGACAGTTTCTTCGGTCCGTGGGTCGCCGCGTCCGAACCGGAGCCGCTGCTGACGGCCGACTTCTATATCTCGGCGGGCGTCTTCCTGCTGCTTTGGGCCTGGTTTCTGGTCACGATGTTCACTCGGCGGCTGCGGCGAGGATTGAAACGGGAGATCGCCGACCTCGCAACGAACCTGACGGCGCGAAAAATCCCGTCGCACCTGTACCCCAAGGTCTCGTCGGCCATCGACGATGCTCAGCAGCGGGTTCTCGAACTGCAGACGCTCAGCGACCGCACCAATGCGTTAGCCGCCTCCATCAGTTCAAAGACAACGCTTGGCGGGAAGCGGCCTGCTCCGCCGACCGGCGCAGAAAAACAGCCGACGACCCAAGGATCGCCGGCTGTGGTTTCCATCGTCGAGGAGTAACGGCGGTCGACCCGCCAGTTCTCTCGAATTTAATTACTTTTCGATTACTTATTGAACAAGCTGCTGGCCTGTCCGCTCGATGAGTTCGGACGAAGATCGCGTTCGCGTCTCTCATCCTCATAGAACAGACCGGAAACCCGACCGGTTGACGATGGATCGGTTTGATCGCCGCTCGGATCGTTGCGGCTGCCCGATTTGAGCGTCCAGGTTTCCTGCATCCCGGGTGCCCACAGTCGTCGCTTCGGCACGTATCCGATGTAATCCTTGAACTGGTTGAGCGACACGACGCGAATACCGTTCAGGCGGGCTTCGTTGAGCATTTCGCGGCGATGCGTCATCAACTTCTGGACGACCGGCTGTTCGGAAGGTCGAGCATCGGTCACCGGGTCGGGCGTATGGCCGACCACGAGGAACCGCGTCGTGATATCGAGTTCCGACTCGCCGACCCGCTCTCCGTCTTCGAGCGTTTCCGAACTGATCTTGGCCCCGGCGGCCCAGAGCAGTTCGTGGAGTCGTTCGCGATCTTCCTTGGTGTGATTGCCGTCGTTATCCATATCGATCAGTCCGACGAACGCGAATTTCTCGGTTTGGCCGGGTGACCAGACCGGGGTGTAGATCGAATCGCCCGGCGCCATCGGTCGGGCCAGATCTTCTTTCAGGATGCGTGCCTCCGCCAGGTGCGGCGAGATCAGGCGAACGACCTCGATCGAGCCGATGATATCTTCTCGATCCCGGGCAATCTCAACGGCGTCCTTTTTGTAGACGCTGAAATTGATCCGGCGCCGGAGATTATCGGCCTCACCCAGGTCAATCCACACGAGCCGGCTGACTTGGTCAACGCGAACGATTTTTCCGTCCGGTTTTGCAAAGCTGAAGTTCTGAATCGCAGCCAGCTTATCTCTTAAGCCGTCGTTAATATCGCGAAGCTTGACCATGTCTTCGTTCAAATCTCGAAGCTGTGCGGTCAATTGGGCACGCGTCTGGTTCAATTCGAATTGGGCGTCGTTGAGTTGCTTGCGCAGATCTTCGATCTGCGAGTCCTTCGTCTTGAGAAGTTCATTCGTTGTTGATTCGACTTTGACCAATTCATCGTTGGCGCGGGCTCGTTCCGAATCGATTGAAGTCCGCCGGGCGTCGAAATCAGACCGCAGCGAGGCGACACGGGCCGACGCATCGGCAAGGGACGCGCGAGCCTGGCCGAGCTCTTCGATTTTCTTATCGTACTCGGCCCGCACTTTTTGCAGGGCATCGACAAGCTGCTGCGATGCCGGATCGGTGCCGTAATTCGCAATGGCGTTTTGGGCCTCACGAATGACCGTTCCCTGCGCCGGGTCGGTCGCCCCGACTTCCGGCAGGTCGGGGTAGCCGATCACAGTTTTCAGCGCGTCGACCTCGGTGATTCGTCCCTTTAATGCGGCCTCGGCGACCTGCAGCCGGTCGTCGGTCGACTTCACCAAAGCCTGCTGCTCGGCGAGGTCCTTGAAGTTCAGGTAAGCCACGACCCCCAAAATGATGCTCAGCATCACGAAAAAGATCAGGCTGAAGTGAACCGCGGTAGTTTTTCCGGAGGCGGCCATGAAATCCCCGATTGAGCGAGCAAATGAAGCAGATGATGCCTGAAGCAGGCGAGTGAACAGCGACCAGAATCGGTCCGAAGCGAAGCGGGGCCTCGAATGCGAATCGGCCTCCTGCAGATTACCCCAAGCGTACCGACGGCAGGCGGCGTGTCAAGAAGTAGTTGCAGCCGCCTCTTTGTTCAACGACATCTTGAGGCCGGTTGCAACAGGGCCGATTGGAATCTGGCATGCCGATTTCTAAGCTGAGGAAGACTTTGCGGGTTATGCGGCCCGCCGGAAAGGTCAACATCCTCCCTCCCCGTTTTGAACCGCCGCGCGTCGATGAAAAAGCTCCTCTACCTGATCGACACTTTCTCACTCGTCTTTCAGGTGTTTCACGCGATCCCGCGGATGACCGCCCCAAAAGGGGAGCCGACCAACGCG contains:
- a CDS encoding GTPase, yielding MTSLLQEYAGTLERLERELHQLEQNCGLLQLDPIVGRPWHELLVEKLIPQTGRGAYLVVGIVGGTNIGKSVIFNHLAGERVSATTPLASGTRHPVCLVPQGFGESRELAEVFPKFDLKPWVEADAALQEDDRDLLFWRESGAIPSNLVLLDTPDVDSDARVNWDRAAKVRSAADVLLVVLTQQKYNDAAIREFFARAAREEKAIVLVFNQLHLPEDADYWTTWTKTFCESTGVSPEYVYLAPHDRAAAEQGELSFVEHSWPPEAEDGKQIAEGRACDLAESLSRLHFDEVRLRTLKGAIRQLADRRAGIPGYLAEIQERSGRLAAVEERLRSESVVRISDWPTIPANTLVSEIRRWWKEHQTGWVRGVSSFYDVVGTGVMWPVKQLRGERKGRTAIDSYREAEWSAVVRGVTEIVDRLTWMADTGGDLVGEPIRDLLARVDRGELLERLREGHLGCDLQADLQLLVEVEMQKFEKEAPITFAVIQKLHVAGAGLRPVMSVGLFLGFGGADIAAQALTSAVAQSTLHVMADLAGGTAASVAGEQVVAKGAGYGVGQLQAMMQRLQDRFAERRLAWFAELLRREFLGELADELASAATLAESKEFQNVSELTERLPKQFEEAIEAMTASDNVHGQ
- a CDS encoding dynamin family protein, which encodes MGSDDIEEIEFMGRVDRLFDRVTTWANASTTWEPLSETQAVVRRTLDRVGHLRDRETVPLIVATFGGTGTGKSSLVNALVGETVTPTGRERPTTRRPTLLIHETVEVDALDLPLEHVAVVRSDDPMLQNYAVLDCPDPDSGAEDDDGGNLERLRQMLPYCDVLIYTTTQQKYRSNRVLDELKDAAEGVRLIYVQTHAGVDSDIRDDLKAQLSGEYEVPEVFFVDSLESLARSRADEPPTGDFARLIDTLYQELSQRSRGRIRQVNQFALLSSALSRGYTELSRDRSALNELAEACRQQQERISRVMTDRLKKELTDSRALWERRLLSAVADRWGASPFSGVLRLFSGLGNLLTSMTLFRAHNSAQVALIGAMQGGRWLKARQSEKTAEEQTAKAFASTVDEDLLLEARFVLDQAVRKAKFDPQILAGSSSDELRQTAGSVEQDFFVEARRRVEESIDRLAAANSRWFVRMRFEFALAAYLAFVVYRVGKNFFWDSFFGPWVAASEPEPLLTADFYISAGVFLLLWAWFLVTMFTRRLRRGLKREIADLATNLTARKIPSHLYPKVSSAIDDAQQRVLELQTLSDRTNALAASISSKTTLGGKRPAPPTGAEKQPTTQGSPAVVSIVEE